A window of Cygnus atratus isolate AKBS03 ecotype Queensland, Australia unplaced genomic scaffold, CAtr_DNAZoo_HiC_assembly HiC_scaffold_170, whole genome shotgun sequence genomic DNA:
CGAGGCACTGCAGGAGCAGATCaagaagctgcagaaggagaaggaggagatcAAGAAGCCGTCGTGGCGCCAAAAGGCACTGGATGGGCTCCGGACTGCCGCCGAGATTTGCCTGACGGGTCTTGTATGTTACGGAGTGCCGCTGCTCCTGCGGCGGTTCCGGCACATATAACCTTGTCACAACCCCAATAAATTTCTCTGTGGTGCCACCGGCTTTGGTTTTCCTGGGAAGTGAGGGAATGTGGGAATGGGCCAAACAGCTGCTGAACTTGCCGCTGAGGCAGCTAGGGGCAGGACAAGGTGAGGCCACTGACTTTTTTCCGCTCGTGCCATcgctttcagttttgtttttttgctcgGAGCCGCTGTCTAGACACCACTGTGCCTGGTACAGAATGGGACCGAGGTCATGCTGAGCCCCAACGCCAGGGCCCTGGAGGTGCTGCGCGGCATCGGGCAgcccgtggtggtggtggccatCGCGGGGCCCTACCGCACCAGCAAGTCCTTCCTCATGAACCGGCTGGCGCAGCGGCGCACCGGTGAGATAACCAGGGATTAACGGTGTTACCAAAGGATTAACGAAGGATTAATGGAGTTAACGAGAGGGTTAACGGTGGATTAATGGGGCCGGAGGGTCCCGCTCGCCCTCAcaccccttcccagccctgcaggcttCACCCTGGGTCCCACGGTGCAGGCGCAGACCAAGGGGATCTGGATGTGGTGCCTGCTTCGAGAAGCACAAGCAGGATCTGGAGGAGCGGATGCAGCGCAAGCTGCAGGCgatgctggaggagcaggagcgcGTCATCGCCCACAAGCAGAAGGTAGACGTCGGGCACTGCGGTGGTTGTGGTGCTGGGGCCCGCCGCGGCGGCACTGACCCCACTTCGTGTGccgcaggagcaggaggcactGCTGAAGCAATGCTTCCAGCGCGAGGCCGAGGCGCTGTGAGAGCAGATcaagaagctggagaaggagaaggaggagatcAAGAAGGGGTCGTGGATCCAAAGGGCGCTGGATGGGCTCGGCTCATGGTCGCCGACCTCTTTCTGCCGGGCCTGGCGCGGGTCGCGGTCTCGGGGGCCCTGCGGCTGATACGGCGCGTGTTGTGACCTCGGTGCAACCCCAATAAATTCCTCCATTCTGCCTCCAGTTCTGGGTTTCCTGGAAAACGAGGGAATGTGGGAAAGGGCCGAGGAGCTGCCGCCCTCCCTGCCGAGTCAGTCGGGGGCAGGACGAGGAGGGGCTGCTGAGCTTTatttgctggtgctgctgcttttggtttcatttcCGTCCGTGCTCAGAGCAGCAATGGAGGAGCCGCTGTGCCTGGTGCAGAACGGGGCCGacggggtgctgagccccaacCCCGAGGCGCTGGAGGTGCTGCGCGGCATCGGGCAgcccgtggtggtggtggccatCGCGGGGCCCTACCGCACCGGCAAGTCCTTCCTCATGAACCAGCTGGCGCGGCGGCGCCCTGGTGAGATAACGGGAGATTTAACGGGGTTAACGGGGGATTAACAGGGTTAACAAAGGGGCTAATGGAAGATTAAGGGGGCTGGCGGGTCCTGCTACCCTTACGCCCCTTCCTGGCCCCGCAGGATTCGCCCTGGGTCACACGGTGCAGGCGCAGACCAAGGGGATCTGGATGTGGTGCCTGCCACACCCACGCCGGGCCAACACcaccctggtgctgctggacaccgaggggctgggggacccCAACAAGGTGGGtgcagggccgggggggtcGTAGGAACCCCGGATATGGCCCTGATGAccccctccccccggccgcAGGGCGATAGCTGCAACGACGCCTGGATCTTCACACTGgcgctgctgctctccagcacccTGGTGTACAACAGCATTGGCACCATCGACCATCAGGCGCTGCAGCACCTCGGGTACCGGGGGATCGGGGCGGGCACAATGGTGTCGGCGCTGTCACGGTGGCATCATGGTGATGGTGCCGCCGCTCCCCGCAGGTTGGTGACAGCGCTGACGGAGCGCGTGCAGGTGCATGCAGAGGATGACAGTGACACAGCGGCGGCCAACTTCGTGCGCTTCTTCCCCGGCTTCGTCTGGGCCGTGCGGGATTTCGCGCTGCAGCTGTCGCAGGACGGGCGGCGCATCACTGAGGACGAGTACCTGGAGAACGCGCTGCGCCTGCAGCCCGGTACGGTAGCGGCACCGCGGTGTTACGGCAGGGTGATGCCATAGGGCCGCATCCTGACAGcgtccctgtgctgcagggagcagccgtGTGGTGCAGGAGCAGAACGAGCTGCGGCGCTGCCTGCGCGACTTCTTCCCTGAGCGCAAGTGCTTCGTGATGCTGCCGCCGGCCGACGTCGAGGCGATGACGCGGCTGGAGGAGCTCGACGAGGGGCAGCTGCGCCCTGGCTTCCTGCGGCAGGCCGACGCCTTCTGCCGGCACGTCTGGGACAAGGTCCCGGTGAAGGCGCTGCCAGGGGGGCAGAAGGTGACGGGCAGCAGTGAGTTGCGGCGGTGTGGGGACGGGCGGCCCCATTTGGGTGCCGTAGGGGGGTGACACCGCCATGGCCTCCTGGCAGTGCTGGCGAGCCTGGCGGAGAGGTACGTGGCGGCCATCGCCAGCAGCGGGGTGCTGTGCCTGGAGAGCGCGGTGATGGCGCTGGCGACAGCCGAGAACacggcggcggtggcggcggcagTGGCCGAGTACAAGCAGCGCATGGAGTGGGAGCTGAAGCTGCCCACGGCCTCGCAGGAAGCGCTGGGGGACGTGCACCTGCGCTGCGAGCATTGCGCCCTCGCCCTCTTCATGGAGCGTGCCTTCACCCACAACAGTCACCAGTACCAGGAACAGCTGAAGGTGGGTCATAGCAGGGCGCGGTGTGGCACGCGGCATCCTGCGCACTGAGCCACGCATCACCCTGGCAGCACGAGCTGGAGGCGGCCAAGGAGGAGTTCTGCCGGCGCAACGAGGCGGCCTCCGTGGAGCAGTGCCGGGTGCTGCTGCGGGAGCTGTGGCAGGACGTGGAGCAGCGCCTGGACCGCGGGGAGTACGCCGTGCCGGGGGGCTCGCGCCGCTTCCAGGAGCGCCTGCAGGAGCTGATGGAGGAGTACCACCGGTGGCCCGGCAAGGGGGTGAAGGTGAGCACGGTTCCAGTGCCATATGCGCGGTGCCAGTGCTGGTGGCGGTAGTACCCTGATGGCTGCGCCCACCAGGCGGCAGCGGTGCTGGAGGAGTTCCTGCGGGAGCGCGAGGTGCTGGCGCGGGCGCTGTGTGCGGCCGACCAGCAGCTGTCAGAGCACGAGAGGGAGCGGGTGGCCGGCGAggcgctggcagcagcagccgtgGCAGCGGCAAAGGAGGCTGCGGAGGCGGCCGAGGCAcggctggaggagcagcagcgtAGCTTCGAGAAGCACAAGCAGGATCTGGAGGAGCAGATGCAGCGCAAGCTGCAGGCgatgctggaggagcaggagcacgtCATCGCCCACAAGCAGAAGGTAGACGTGGGGGCACTGTGGTGGCAGCGGTGCTGGGGGCCACTGCGGTGGTGCTGAGCGCCTTCCGTGTGccgcaggagcaggaggcgCTGCTGAAGGAAGGCTTcaaggaagaggctgagaagCTGAAGGAGCAGATCgagaagctggagaaggagaaggaggagatgAAGAAGCTGCTGAGGATCCAAACTGTGGTGAATGTCATCAGCAGTGCCATCAACCTGGGGATCCTGGGGCGGGCCGCGATGCCAGTGGTCCTGCGGCTGCTGCGCCTGACGTGACCTTGGTGCAACCCCAATAAACCTCTCTGTAGTACCACCAGCTTTGGGTTTCCTTTGTCCTTTGGAAGCTAGGGAATGCAGGATGGGGccgagcagctgctgccctccttgTTGAGTCAGCTGGGGGCAGGACGGAGCAGGGGGGTCCGCCGACTTTTTTCTACCCGTGCCTCTGCTTTCGGTTTCGTTTCCCCACTTGGAGCAGCAATGGAGGAGCCGCTGTGCCTGGTGCAGAACGGGGCCGacggggtgctgagccccaacCCCAAGGCCCTGGAGGTGCTGCGCGGCATCGGGCAgcccgtggtggtggtggccatCGCGGGGCCCTACCGCACCAGCAAGTCCTTCCTCATGAACCGGCTGGCGCGGCGGTGCACCGGTGAGATAACCGGGGATTAACGGTGTTACCAAAGGATTAACGAAGGATTAATGGAGTTAACGAGAGGGTTAACGGTGGATTAATGGGGCCGGAGGGTCCCGCTCGCCCTCAcaccccttcccagccctgcaggcttCACCCTGGGTCCCACGGTGCAGGCGCAGACCAAGGGGATCTGGATGTGGTGCCTGCTTCGAGAAGCACAAGCAGGATCTGGAGGAGCGGATGCAGCGCAAGCTGCAGGCgatgctggaggagcaggagcgcGTCATCGCCCACAAGCAGAAGGTAGACGTCGGGCACTGCGGTGGTTGTGGTGCTGGGGCCCGCCGCGGCGGCACTGACCCCACTTCGTGTGccgcaggagcaggaggcactGCTGAAGCAATGCTTCCAGCGCGAGGCCGAGGCGCTGTGAGAGCAGATcaagaagctggagaaggagaaggaggagatcAAGAAGGGGTCGTGGATCCAAAGGGCGCTGGATGGGCTCGGCTCATGGTCGCCGACCTCTTTCTGCCGGGCCTGGCGCGGGTCGCGGTCTCGGGGGCCCTGCGGCTGATACAGGGCGTGTTGTGACCTCGGTGCAACCCCAATAAATTCCTGCCTCCAGTTTTGGGTTTCCCAGAAAACGAGGGAATGCAGGAAAGGGCCGAGGAGCTGCCGCCCTCCCTGCCGAGTCAGTCGGGGGCAGGACGAGGAGGGGCTGCTGAGCTTTatttgctggtgctgctgcttttggtttcatttcCGTCCGTGCTCGGAGCAGCAATGGAGGAGCCGCTGTGCCTGGTGCAGAACGGGGCCGacggggtgctgagccccaacCCCGAGGCGCTGGAGGTGCTGCGCGGCATCGGGCAgcccgtggtggtggtggccatCGCGGGGCCCTACCGCACCGGCAAGTCCTTCCTCATGAACCGGCTGGCGCAGCGGCGCACTGGTGAGATGATGCGGGATTAACAATTAACGGGGTTAACGAGGGGGTTAACGGGGGATTAACAGGGTTAACGAAGGGGTTAATGGAGGATTAACGGGGCCGGAGGGTCCCGCTCACCCTCACAACCCCTCCTGGCCCCGCAGGCTTCGCTCTGGGCCACACGGTGCAGGCGCAGACCAAGGGGATCTGGATGTGGTGCCTGCCACACCCACGCCGGGCCAACACCAacctggtgctgctggacaccgaggggctgggggacccCAACAAGGtgggtgcggggccgggggggtcgTAGGAACCCCGGATATGGCCCTGATGAccccctccccccggccgcAGGGCGATAGCTGCAACGACACCTGGATCTTCACGCTGgcgctgctgctctccagcacccTGGTGTACAACAGCATTGGCACCATCGACCATCAGGCGCTGCAGCACCTCGGGTACCGGGGGATCGGGGCGGGCACAATGGTGTCGGCGCTGTCATGGTGGCATCATGGTGATGGTGCCGCCGCTCCCCGCAGGTTGG
This region includes:
- the LOC118261652 gene encoding guanylate-binding protein 1-like, whose translation is MEEPLCLVQNGADGVLSPNPEALEVLRGIGQPVVVVAIAGPYRTGKSFLMNQLARRRPGFALGHTVQAQTKGIWMWCLPHPRRANTTLVLLDTEGLGDPNKGDSCNDAWIFTLALLLSSTLVYNSIGTIDHQALQHLGLVTALTERVQVHAEDDSDTAAANFVRFFPGFVWAVRDFALQLSQDGRRITEDEYLENALRLQPGSSRVVQEQNELRRCLRDFFPERKCFVMLPPADVEAMTRLEELDEGQLRPGFLRQADAFCRHVWDKVPVKALPGGQKVTGSMLASLAERYVAAIASSGVLCLESAVMALATAENTAAVAAAVAEYKQRMEWELKLPTASQEALGDVHLRCEHCALALFMERAFTHNSHQYQEQLKHELEAAKEEFCRRNEAASVEQCRVLLRELWQDVEQRLDRGEYAVPGGSRRFQERLQELMEEYHRWPGKGVKAAAVLEEFLREREVLARALCAADQQLSEHERERVAGEALAAAAVAAAKEAAEAAEARLEEQQRSFEKHKQDLEEQMQRKLQAMLEEQEHVIAHKQKEQEALLKEGFKEEAEKLKEQIEKLEKEKEEMKKLLRIQTVVNVISSAINLGILGRAAMPVVLRLLRLT